In Populus alba chromosome 9, ASM523922v2, whole genome shotgun sequence, a genomic segment contains:
- the LOC118034762 gene encoding pto-interacting protein 1 codes for MCKTKMAVSASDPTPVSTRTRPTQSPRTRPTQSPRPATITTASTSSDPSTSNTINYTTTTSSTLSNRTSISNLRDSLSQNPNVYDISEIRTATNNFLSKRHSSSSSSTACWRCDLRNNNTIIFQRKFRRKIEMSQLKEQLSVICRSNHSSVVKLLGASISGDYIYLVYEFIPGANLSNCLRNSKNPNFTVLSTWVSRMQVAADLAYGLDYIHNKTGLNISLVHNHIKSSSIIITEPSFNAKICHFGCAQLCGEADENEMMMKKKSKIGEITELDDDDDVVKSSSSSSLKGSKGLARSNSGIMQFEGVRGYMSPEYQATGIATQKSDVYAFGVVLLELLSGKEPYKYKYDKSRGDYMRESVIETARAAIGDRGGLRRWIDRRLKDSFPVEVAEKMTRVGLDCVEVDPDKRPDMGRVAGKISRWYLESRKWAEDLRFSDQITVSLAPR; via the coding sequence ATGTGCAAAACGAAAATGGCTGTCAGCGCGTCCGACCCAACTCCCGTCTCAACCCGAACTCGTCCAACTCAATCACCCAGAACTCGCCCAACTCAATCTCCTAGACCCGCCACCATCACCACCGCTTCTACCTCCTCAGATCCTTCGACGTCTAACACCATTAATTACACAACAACAACATCTTCTACTCTTTCAAACCGAACCTCTATTTCCAACCTCCGTGATTCCCTCTCTCAAAACCCCAACGTCTACGACATTTCCGAAATTCGTACAGCCACCAACAACTTCCTGTCCAAACGccactcctcctcctcctcctccaccgcTTGCTGGCGTTGCGACTTGCGGAACAACAACACCATCATCTTCCAACGCAAGTTCCGCCGCAAAATTGAAATGTCTCAACTGAAAGAACAGCTTTCAGTAATTTGTAGAAGTAATCACTCAAGCGTGGTAAAGCTCTTAGGAGCTTCCATATCTGGAGATTATATCTACCTCGTTTATGAATTCATTCCCGGCGCAAATCTTTCTAATTGCTTGAGAAATTCTAAAAACCCTAACTTCACAGTGCTTTCGACATGGGTTTCAAGAATGCAGGTGGCCGCTGATCTTGCGTACGGTCTTGATTACATCCACAACAAAACTGGCTTAAACATAAGTTTGGTACACAACCACATTAAAAGCAGCAGTATCATTATCACAGAGCCGTCTTTTAATGCTAAAATCTGCCATTTTGGGTGTGCCCAGTTGTGTGGAGAAGCCGATGAGAatgagatgatgatgaagaaaaaaagcaagATCGGTGAAATCACTGAactggatgatgatgatgatgtcgtcaagtcttcttcttcttcctcgctAAAAGGGTCGAAAGGGTTGGCGAGGTCTAACAGCGGCATCATGCAATTCGAAGGCGTGAGAGGATACATGTCGCCGGAATATCAAGCTACGGGAATAGCAACCCAGAAATCGGACGTTTACGCATTTGGGGTGGTGTTATTGGAGTTGTTGTCCGGTAAAGAGCCATATAAGTACAAGTATGACAAAAGCAGAGGTGATTATATGAGGGAGTCGGTGATTGAGACTGCCAGAGCGGCGATTGGTGACCGTGGGGGGTTGAGGAGGTGGATTGACCGGAGGCTAAAGGACTCGTTCCCCGTGGAAGTGGCGGAGAAGATGACACGTGTAGGGTTAGATTGTGTGGAAGTGGATCCAGATAAGCGACCAGATATGGGACGCGTGGCAGGGAAGATTTCGAGGTGGTATTTGGAATCGAGGAAGTGGGCTGAAGATTTGAGATTTTCTGACCAGATTACGGTTTCTTTGGCTCCTCGATAG